In Candidatus Fermentibacter sp., a single genomic region encodes these proteins:
- a CDS encoding lysylphosphatidylglycerol synthase transmembrane domain-containing protein, whose amino-acid sequence MDKRFPWARVALSVLAGAAATWLMLGGASGRLGERVSQISDTLASTDASLLAPAFLLYAASICIRAVRMHLLSSDGIPSTKALRITAIHAGLGHALPLRLSDVALVGLLRGYASVPAGQGTGIVIIAKLLDVASLGLTVSGAILYGAGGGVLIAACVAVIAGAAGILLLPFLMRILAGIGRRFGGGRRARGFMDSLAEASAIWMTSKRRFAWAFVLSVATWAAKMSMFVLLARAVGLQEPPFWQIFLAGAVTDLIMALPVHGLFSLGTAEAGWTAGFAVLGVSGEGIVTAGFGVHILWMMMAFLGLLAAVPLLWSSRPGQGGGHGNR is encoded by the coding sequence TTGGACAAACGGTTCCCTTGGGCAAGAGTTGCGCTCTCGGTCCTCGCCGGGGCGGCGGCGACATGGCTGATGCTGGGCGGGGCCTCCGGCAGGCTGGGCGAGAGGGTGTCGCAGATCTCCGACACCCTGGCATCCACCGATGCATCCCTCCTGGCGCCGGCATTCCTGCTCTACGCGGCCAGCATCTGCATCCGCGCCGTCAGGATGCATCTCCTCAGCAGCGACGGCATCCCGTCCACGAAAGCACTCCGGATCACCGCCATCCATGCCGGCCTGGGGCACGCGCTGCCTCTCCGCCTCTCCGACGTGGCTCTCGTCGGGCTCCTGCGGGGGTACGCATCCGTGCCTGCGGGGCAGGGCACGGGCATCGTCATCATCGCCAAGCTGCTGGATGTCGCGTCTCTCGGCCTGACGGTGTCGGGTGCGATCCTGTACGGAGCCGGGGGCGGGGTGCTGATCGCTGCCTGCGTGGCGGTCATCGCGGGAGCTGCCGGGATCCTGCTCCTCCCGTTCCTGATGAGGATTCTCGCAGGAATCGGAAGGCGTTTCGGAGGCGGCCGCCGGGCCAGGGGCTTCATGGATTCCCTTGCGGAGGCATCGGCGATCTGGATGACGTCGAAGCGAAGGTTCGCATGGGCATTCGTGCTCTCCGTCGCGACCTGGGCGGCCAAGATGTCGATGTTCGTGCTGCTGGCGAGAGCGGTAGGGCTGCAGGAGCCTCCGTTCTGGCAGATCTTCCTTGCCGGAGCCGTGACCGATCTTATAATGGCCCTGCCGGTCCACGGGCTCTTCAGCCTGGGCACGGCCGAGGCCGGCTGGACCGCCGGCTTCGCGGTTCTCGGAGTGTCCGGCGAGGGGATAGTGACGGCCGGCTTCGGCGTGCACATCCTCTGGATGATGATGGCCTTCCTCGGGCTGCTCGCGGCTGTGCCCCTGCTCTGGAGCAGCCGCCCGGGACAAGGTGGCGGACATGGCAATCGCTGA
- a CDS encoding ABC transporter ATP-binding protein: MPAALRVEGLSKTYGRLRALEPLTLDIPGGAVFALLGSNGAGKSTFMKSVLTLVRPDSGTALIGGVDSRIPTSREHVRYLPEIIRFPGNLTPSVMHGMLLRVRGRGTQADLMERCEQLSCTELANRPFSKMSRGQVQRTALAMAFAGEPGMLFLDEPSNGLDPEARIELRTMVREQASRGSTIVINSHLLGEVEAVCGMAAFMKKGKVVASGELSGLVRHTGRARIETPSPVEMASFLRRSDLEVFECDHGIEATVSEEAFPGFVALAAGSGIPFTAVEMRRESLEDLFVRLAGGGAA; encoded by the coding sequence ATGCCTGCAGCTCTTCGTGTCGAGGGCCTGTCCAAGACCTACGGACGCCTCCGGGCGCTCGAGCCCCTTACCCTTGATATCCCTGGAGGCGCCGTCTTCGCCCTGCTCGGGAGCAACGGGGCCGGCAAGAGCACCTTCATGAAATCCGTCCTGACTCTGGTGAGGCCGGACTCCGGAACGGCTCTGATCGGAGGGGTCGATTCCAGGATCCCCACATCGCGGGAGCACGTCAGGTATCTCCCCGAGATAATCCGGTTCCCCGGCAACCTCACCCCTTCCGTCATGCACGGCATGCTCCTGCGCGTGAGGGGACGGGGCACCCAGGCCGACCTCATGGAAAGGTGCGAGCAGCTGTCGTGCACCGAGCTGGCCAACCGGCCGTTCTCGAAGATGTCCCGCGGGCAGGTGCAGCGCACAGCGCTCGCGATGGCCTTCGCGGGCGAGCCCGGGATGCTCTTCCTCGACGAGCCGTCCAACGGCCTCGACCCCGAAGCCAGGATCGAACTGAGAACGATGGTCAGGGAGCAGGCCTCGAGAGGCTCCACGATCGTCATCAACTCCCACCTCCTCGGCGAGGTGGAGGCGGTGTGCGGCATGGCCGCATTCATGAAGAAGGGCAAGGTCGTCGCCTCCGGAGAACTGTCCGGGCTCGTCCGCCACACCGGCAGGGCGAGGATAGAGACCCCCTCCCCCGTCGAGATGGCCTCGTTCCTGAGGAGATCGGACCTCGAGGTCTTCGAGTGCGATCACGGGATCGAAGCGACGGTCTCGGAGGAGGCCTTCCCCGGGTTCGTCGCCCTCGCGGCAGGCTCGGGGATACCCTTCACCGCCGTGGAGATGAGGCGCGAAAGCCTCGAGGACCTCTTCGTGCGCCTGGCGGGTGGAGGTGCGGCATGA
- a CDS encoding M18 family aminopeptidase, giving the protein MGSEGLLDFLASSPTSGHAVGKACDLLRSGGFSETTEYGLLDGQFPVEFFVRRGTGSLIAARLGTDEPAAAGFRIACAHTDFPGLRLRNNPVRQAGGHSVLSVEIYGSPILSTWFDRDLGLAGTAVRREPGGRLGTVPFRIPGMAARVSMPAMHLNRGMNEDGFSFNKEDHIQPILTAGSFSNEDLAGAVAGACGLTAEELSGWTAHLVDVQPPSVGGIRGGFVTGQGIDDLAMCHAGIEALLSAGRAPSTSVLCLFDNEEVGSSTGAGAQSRFLDTVLECLSGGTREMHRALLGSILVSIDAAHAVNPAWESKYERGNRPVSNSGPVIKVNAQERYATSALTEAYFRECASAAGSPVQVFACRNDIPCGSTIGPMLATRLGVPSVDAGNPVMSMHSIRECTGIEDHGRMTAVLAKHLEGAVGL; this is encoded by the coding sequence ATGGGATCGGAGGGACTCCTAGACTTCCTCGCATCCTCGCCCACTTCCGGGCATGCCGTCGGGAAGGCCTGCGACCTGCTGCGAAGCGGCGGTTTCTCCGAAACGACCGAATACGGACTGCTGGACGGGCAGTTCCCGGTCGAGTTCTTCGTCAGGCGCGGCACCGGCTCCCTGATCGCAGCCAGGCTCGGCACGGATGAACCCGCCGCCGCAGGCTTCAGGATCGCATGCGCGCACACCGACTTCCCCGGACTCCGCCTGCGCAACAACCCCGTCAGGCAGGCAGGCGGTCATTCCGTACTGTCCGTGGAGATCTACGGTTCACCCATACTCTCGACATGGTTCGACAGGGACCTGGGCCTGGCGGGCACGGCGGTCCGCAGGGAGCCCGGCGGCCGCCTCGGCACCGTGCCGTTCCGCATCCCCGGGATGGCGGCGCGGGTCTCGATGCCCGCGATGCACCTGAACCGGGGGATGAACGAGGATGGCTTCTCCTTCAACAAGGAGGACCACATCCAGCCGATCCTGACGGCAGGTTCCTTCTCCAACGAAGACCTGGCGGGAGCCGTTGCGGGCGCCTGCGGGCTGACGGCTGAGGAACTGTCGGGATGGACGGCCCATCTCGTCGATGTCCAGCCGCCGTCGGTCGGCGGGATCCGGGGCGGATTCGTGACCGGGCAGGGGATCGACGACCTGGCCATGTGCCATGCAGGGATCGAGGCGCTGCTCTCTGCGGGCAGGGCCCCGTCCACATCGGTTCTCTGCCTTTTCGACAACGAGGAGGTCGGCTCCTCGACCGGCGCCGGTGCCCAGTCGAGATTCCTCGACACCGTGCTGGAATGCCTCTCGGGCGGCACCCGGGAGATGCACAGGGCTCTCCTGGGAAGCATCCTGGTCTCCATCGACGCCGCACATGCCGTCAACCCCGCCTGGGAGTCGAAGTACGAGCGCGGCAACAGGCCAGTTTCCAACTCAGGCCCGGTGATCAAGGTCAACGCTCAGGAGAGGTACGCCACATCGGCCCTCACGGAGGCCTATTTCAGGGAGTGCGCGTCGGCCGCCGGCTCTCCGGTACAGGTCTTCGCATGCAGGAACGACATCCCGTGCGGGAGCACCATCGGGCCCATGCTGGCCACCCGTCTCGGAGTCCCCTCCGTGGACGCGGGCAATCCCGTGATGTCCATGCATTCGATAAGGGAGTGCACGGGGATCGAGGATCACGGCCGGATGACCGCCGTGCTCGCGAAGCACCTCGAGGGCGCAGTCGGACTCTGA
- a CDS encoding acyl-CoA dehydratase activase — protein sequence MHSERVLGIDLGSVSVKLALVENGAITRTVYRRHLGRPYETLGIILPSIPGWSTVAACVTGSAARAVGAVAGARPVNEVVALAAAICRLHPEFGSVIEMGGQDSKLLLFRIEGRKCVFDDFSMNSVCAAGTGSFLDQQATRLGMDAEELGRLALRCPHPPRVAGRCSVFAKSDMIHLQQVGTPPEDIVAGLCLAVARNFKSIIAGGKEFRPPVGFVGGVASNAGMVRAFGEVLSECRGGITVPSHSAELTAAGAALCAEDDQIFIAGEQFTGLLAGLGADPATAGSHPPLMKHRGSPPPSFVRAAPGAGTGYHLGIDVGSISTNLAAIDEAGRLAAREYLMTAGRPIEAVKKGLALVGATLGEGVRILSAGVTGSGRYMIGDFTGADTVVNEITAQARAAVEACPDVDTVFEIGGQDSKYISIQGGRVVDFEMNKVCAAGTGSFLEEQAERLGLGIREFGPVALEAPAPSGLGERCTVFMESDVVAHQAAGAPVEDIVGGLCYSIVQNYLHRVVGDRKPGRRILFQGGTAYNAGVVAAFNSVLGRPVTVPPDHDVTGAIGAALIARDRSGGKPSSFRGFGLSGISYTQSSFVCEGCPNRCEIHSVGFDDGRRLHYGGRCEKYETGRRPAGGKGVNLFPVREEILLRGYSPPDPGADPSRLVGIPRALWFWEFFPFFRSFFESLGFGVVLSSPSTGATVHKGVENVAAETCFPVKIAHGHVLDLLERGAGRIFLPSMLRAFRHEGFEEAQNCPYVSGSPYVIESSLGLAGRGVGVLAPVLDFTGQTSDWKAAMISLGESMGCTSGEASRAVEEALEAQHSFERSIREAGREALDSLPDNGTMLVIVSRPYNGCDPSVSSDLPAKLSRMGVGVMPAEMLDLPMRETAGLCPDMYWHYGQKILAAALAVKRDPRLRAVYLTNFGCGPDSFIHHHFSSLMDGTPFLTLEADEHSADAGMITRCEAFLDSLPASAGAGRAGLTEAPGRRAGRVEGRTIWVPRLGPGTALVAAAARRRGLDAREMPETDRETVAMGRTVTSGKECYPAIITSGNMLKVLGENDPDRTAFFMGTASGPCRFGQYCTYHRILLDRSGFSSVPIITASSRDSYTSVPGLDSPSFQLDLLRGTTCADILKAAYRRTSPYEAREGDATRAFTIAMSLVENAMEKGEGLGEAMRKSAGLFGRIPLSGVERPLVLVFGEIYVRNDPYANSWTEDRIEALGGEVLPTWVLEWFEFVNHTFMTRALRSRKPADILRAAAKSLLMKYVKRSMERPFAGLLEGRHHPGAAEVLEAAGPYMKENIGGEAILCIGAPVALARRGAIDGAVNVLPFTCLPGTIVTAVSKRLRRDLPGLPWLNLAFDGQEDTDNDARLEAFMFQVRSGAAARGSDRRAGSDASADRPGAPERIHSEERKAPAWDRRDS from the coding sequence ATGCATTCTGAACGGGTTCTGGGCATCGATCTGGGTTCCGTAAGCGTCAAGCTCGCACTGGTCGAGAACGGCGCGATCACGCGCACGGTCTACAGACGCCATCTCGGCCGCCCCTACGAGACCCTCGGGATCATCCTCCCCTCCATCCCGGGCTGGAGCACCGTCGCGGCATGCGTCACGGGCTCCGCCGCGCGGGCTGTCGGAGCCGTCGCCGGCGCACGGCCGGTGAACGAGGTGGTGGCGCTCGCTGCGGCCATCTGCAGGCTGCATCCCGAGTTCGGCTCGGTGATCGAGATGGGGGGGCAGGATTCCAAGCTCCTGCTCTTCAGGATCGAAGGCAGGAAGTGCGTCTTCGACGATTTCTCCATGAACTCGGTCTGCGCGGCCGGCACCGGCTCCTTCCTCGACCAGCAGGCCACGCGGCTGGGCATGGACGCCGAGGAGCTCGGGAGGCTCGCCCTCCGGTGCCCGCACCCGCCCAGGGTGGCAGGGAGATGCAGCGTATTCGCCAAGTCCGACATGATCCACCTTCAGCAGGTGGGCACCCCTCCCGAGGACATCGTAGCCGGGCTCTGCCTCGCGGTCGCAAGGAACTTCAAGAGCATCATCGCGGGCGGGAAGGAGTTCAGGCCTCCCGTGGGCTTCGTGGGCGGAGTCGCATCCAACGCCGGCATGGTGAGGGCCTTCGGCGAAGTCCTGTCGGAATGCAGGGGAGGCATCACAGTCCCCTCCCACTCGGCCGAACTCACAGCAGCCGGCGCGGCGCTCTGCGCCGAGGACGACCAGATATTCATCGCCGGGGAGCAGTTCACGGGCCTCCTCGCGGGCCTCGGTGCCGATCCCGCCACGGCCGGCAGCCACCCCCCGCTGATGAAGCACAGGGGCTCGCCGCCGCCTTCCTTCGTGCGTGCGGCGCCTGGAGCCGGCACGGGGTACCACCTCGGGATAGACGTTGGTTCCATAAGCACGAACCTGGCCGCAATCGACGAGGCGGGGCGCCTCGCCGCCCGCGAGTACCTGATGACGGCGGGCAGGCCCATCGAGGCCGTCAAGAAGGGCCTTGCGCTGGTGGGCGCGACTCTCGGCGAGGGGGTGAGAATCCTCTCCGCGGGTGTCACCGGATCCGGCCGCTACATGATCGGCGACTTCACGGGAGCCGACACCGTGGTCAACGAGATCACCGCACAGGCCAGGGCGGCCGTCGAGGCCTGCCCCGACGTGGATACCGTGTTCGAGATAGGCGGCCAGGACTCCAAGTACATCAGCATCCAGGGCGGCAGGGTCGTCGACTTCGAGATGAACAAGGTCTGTGCCGCCGGTACCGGATCGTTCCTCGAAGAGCAGGCGGAACGGCTCGGACTGGGCATCCGGGAGTTCGGGCCGGTGGCCCTTGAGGCTCCGGCCCCTTCCGGGCTCGGCGAGCGGTGCACCGTCTTCATGGAGAGCGACGTGGTCGCCCATCAGGCCGCGGGAGCCCCCGTCGAGGACATCGTGGGCGGCCTGTGCTACTCGATAGTCCAGAACTACCTCCACAGGGTGGTCGGCGACAGGAAGCCCGGCCGCAGGATACTCTTCCAGGGCGGCACGGCGTACAACGCCGGCGTGGTGGCAGCCTTCAACTCCGTCCTCGGCAGACCCGTGACGGTCCCCCCGGACCACGACGTCACCGGCGCCATCGGGGCCGCACTCATCGCAAGGGACAGGTCGGGAGGGAAGCCTTCGTCCTTCCGCGGTTTCGGCCTCTCAGGGATCTCCTACACCCAGTCCAGCTTCGTGTGCGAGGGCTGCCCCAACAGGTGCGAGATCCACTCGGTCGGGTTCGACGACGGCAGGCGGCTCCACTACGGCGGAAGGTGCGAGAAGTACGAGACGGGCAGGAGACCGGCCGGCGGGAAGGGCGTCAACCTCTTCCCGGTCCGGGAGGAGATCCTCCTGCGGGGCTACTCGCCGCCTGATCCCGGCGCAGACCCGTCGAGGCTGGTCGGCATCCCGAGGGCTCTCTGGTTCTGGGAGTTCTTCCCGTTCTTCAGGAGTTTCTTCGAGTCCCTCGGTTTCGGGGTGGTGCTGTCGTCGCCCTCGACCGGGGCTACCGTGCACAAGGGCGTCGAGAACGTCGCTGCCGAGACCTGCTTCCCCGTGAAGATCGCCCACGGCCATGTGCTGGATCTCCTCGAACGGGGTGCCGGCAGGATCTTCCTCCCATCCATGCTCAGAGCCTTCAGGCACGAGGGATTCGAGGAGGCCCAGAACTGCCCGTACGTGTCGGGTTCTCCCTACGTCATCGAATCCTCCCTCGGACTCGCCGGAAGGGGAGTCGGGGTGCTGGCCCCCGTGCTCGACTTCACCGGGCAGACGTCGGACTGGAAGGCCGCGATGATCTCCCTGGGCGAGTCGATGGGATGCACTTCGGGCGAGGCCTCGAGGGCGGTCGAGGAGGCTCTCGAGGCGCAGCACTCGTTCGAACGGTCCATCCGGGAGGCCGGCAGGGAGGCTCTCGACTCCCTGCCCGACAACGGCACGATGCTCGTGATAGTGAGCAGGCCCTACAACGGATGCGACCCCTCCGTGAGCTCCGATCTCCCCGCCAAGCTGTCGCGGATGGGGGTCGGAGTCATGCCCGCCGAGATGCTCGACCTGCCGATGAGGGAGACTGCCGGACTCTGCCCCGACATGTACTGGCACTACGGCCAGAAGATCCTGGCCGCGGCCCTGGCCGTGAAGAGGGATCCGAGGCTCCGCGCCGTCTATCTCACGAACTTCGGCTGCGGGCCGGATTCCTTCATCCACCACCACTTCTCCTCCCTCATGGATGGGACGCCGTTCCTCACCCTGGAGGCCGACGAGCACTCGGCCGATGCCGGGATGATCACGCGCTGCGAGGCCTTCCTCGATTCCCTCCCCGCCTCGGCCGGCGCGGGTCGGGCCGGCCTCACGGAAGCCCCCGGAAGGCGGGCCGGAAGAGTCGAGGGCCGCACGATCTGGGTCCCCAGGCTGGGCCCGGGCACGGCACTCGTGGCCGCAGCCGCCAGGAGAAGGGGGCTCGACGCCAGGGAGATGCCGGAGACGGACCGCGAGACCGTCGCGATGGGCAGGACCGTAACCTCCGGCAAGGAGTGCTATCCCGCCATCATCACTTCGGGCAACATGCTCAAGGTTCTGGGGGAGAACGATCCCGACCGCACGGCTTTCTTCATGGGCACCGCATCGGGTCCCTGCCGGTTCGGCCAGTACTGCACATATCACAGGATCCTGCTCGACCGGTCCGGTTTCTCCTCCGTGCCCATCATCACCGCCTCTTCGAGGGATTCGTACACATCGGTGCCCGGCCTGGATTCGCCGTCGTTCCAGCTCGACCTGCTCCGCGGCACCACCTGTGCGGACATCCTGAAGGCCGCATACAGGCGCACGAGCCCGTACGAGGCCAGGGAAGGCGACGCAACGAGGGCGTTCACCATCGCCATGTCCCTGGTGGAGAACGCAATGGAAAAGGGCGAAGGCCTGGGCGAAGCCATGCGGAAGTCGGCCGGCCTCTTCGGCCGGATCCCCCTGTCGGGAGTCGAAAGGCCCCTGGTGCTCGTCTTCGGCGAGATCTACGTCAGGAACGATCCCTACGCGAACTCATGGACGGAGGACCGGATCGAGGCGCTCGGCGGGGAGGTCCTGCCTACCTGGGTGCTGGAGTGGTTCGAGTTCGTCAACCACACGTTCATGACGCGCGCCCTGCGTTCGAGGAAACCCGCGGACATCCTCAGGGCGGCGGCCAAGAGCCTGCTCATGAAGTATGTCAAGCGCTCCATGGAACGCCCCTTCGCAGGGCTGCTTGAGGGACGGCACCACCCGGGGGCGGCCGAGGTTCTCGAAGCCGCCGGACCCTACATGAAGGAAAACATCGGGGGAGAGGCGATACTCTGCATAGGGGCGCCCGTGGCCCTCGCCCGGAGGGGGGCGATCGACGGGGCCGTCAACGTGCTCCCGTTCACCTGCCTGCCCGGGACCATCGTCACAGCTGTGTCCAAGCGCCTCCGCAGGGATCTGCCCGGCCTGCCGTGGCTGAACCTGGCCTTCGACGGCCAGGAGGATACCGACAACGACGCGAGGCTCGAGGCATTCATGTTCCAGGTCAGGAGCGGCGCAGCAGCACGAGGTTCGGATCGCCGCGCCGGATCCGATGCCTCCGCGGACCGCCCGGGCGCCCCGGAGCGCATCCATTCCGAAGAAAGGAAGGCTCCCGCATGGGATCGGAGGGACTCCTAG
- a CDS encoding alkaline phosphatase family protein: MKSFTGSDDPSIIRPARIEEDRLKPLLLLALPLLLLPGVSPAYVGPGAGFGVATSFLAVLNAVALSMLSLLIWPFVSARRALLRSRIPNRPLAKRVVVLGLDGLSPAIAARLAAEGRMPRLAALARSGTLAELATTTPGISPVAWTTFQTGVDPGKHGIFDFLAPDRARYAPVLSSVETVRTRRGRDTVRGLRGSRPFWELLGAFGLRSVVLRVPVTYPPGPLDGYLLSGMCVPDLRGTQGLYTLFGEREGELPGGIEAALSPTGRRRWGALLEGPPSGYGPLEVHLAEKSGRWSARIGTGAPVRLEPGVLSDWVRLSFRSRTRGPSARGVARLCLTAGDTPALYVSAIHPDPWSPPFPISSPVLYSRYLASTAASGSYATLGLAEDTWALMNGALSEGQFLSQAWSIFEERRGMFRDALRRVRRGLAVCVFDTPDRIQHVCWAAGDGPGTPVGDAYEKMDALIGETVDALGRDDILIVMSDHGFTAFDTCLDLNRFLFEIGFLVFRDGVVPPQEDLSGVDWSRTKAYSLGLAGIMLNMKGRESQGMVEPGDEAASVMDAISERLLALAAPDGRRPVKSVVRASDAYRGPYVGRAPDLVVGTHAGFRSSWHSVTGGTGLSAVHPNPYRWTGDHCHDSSLVPGILASNARLAGPASIRDIAPTVMRALGLEAPRHMDGRPLVEGARR; this comes from the coding sequence GTGAAGAGCTTCACCGGCAGCGATGATCCGAGTATAATACGGCCTGCACGAATCGAGGAGGATCGACTGAAGCCGCTGCTCCTGCTGGCCCTGCCCCTGCTCCTGCTTCCCGGGGTCTCCCCTGCCTATGTCGGGCCGGGGGCCGGGTTCGGGGTTGCCACCTCCTTCCTCGCCGTGCTCAACGCGGTCGCCCTCTCCATGCTCTCCCTGCTGATATGGCCGTTCGTGTCCGCCAGGAGGGCTCTGCTGAGGTCGCGGATACCGAACCGGCCCCTAGCGAAGCGCGTGGTGGTGCTCGGCCTCGACGGCCTCTCCCCGGCGATCGCGGCAAGGCTGGCCGCGGAAGGCCGGATGCCCCGCCTAGCCGCTCTTGCACGCTCGGGAACCCTGGCGGAACTCGCCACCACCACTCCCGGCATATCCCCGGTGGCATGGACCACCTTCCAGACCGGTGTCGATCCCGGGAAGCACGGGATTTTCGACTTCCTGGCGCCCGACAGGGCCAGATACGCCCCGGTTCTCTCCTCCGTGGAGACGGTGCGCACCCGCCGGGGAAGGGATACTGTCCGGGGCCTGAGGGGCTCCAGGCCCTTCTGGGAGCTGCTTGGCGCCTTCGGACTCCGTTCGGTCGTGCTCAGGGTCCCTGTGACGTATCCCCCGGGTCCGCTGGACGGGTACCTCCTCAGCGGAATGTGCGTGCCCGACCTCCGGGGGACCCAGGGTCTCTACACGCTGTTCGGCGAACGTGAGGGAGAGCTCCCCGGCGGCATCGAGGCCGCTCTCTCACCGACAGGCAGGCGGCGCTGGGGGGCGTTGCTGGAAGGCCCCCCGTCGGGCTACGGGCCGCTGGAGGTCCATCTGGCAGAGAAGTCGGGAAGGTGGTCGGCTCGCATAGGGACTGGCGCCCCGGTACGGCTCGAGCCGGGAGTGCTCTCGGACTGGGTCAGGCTCTCTTTCCGCAGCAGGACCCGCGGACCCTCGGCCAGGGGCGTGGCAAGGCTCTGCCTTACCGCCGGAGACACCCCCGCGCTCTATGTCTCCGCCATCCACCCCGATCCCTGGTCTCCTCCGTTCCCGATATCGTCCCCCGTGCTCTATTCGAGATACCTTGCCTCGACTGCCGCGTCCGGCAGCTACGCGACCCTCGGGCTCGCCGAGGACACGTGGGCCCTGATGAACGGGGCGCTCTCCGAAGGGCAGTTCCTGTCCCAGGCATGGTCCATCTTCGAGGAGAGGCGCGGGATGTTCCGCGACGCCCTTCGCAGGGTGAGACGGGGGCTGGCGGTCTGCGTCTTCGACACGCCCGACAGGATACAGCACGTCTGCTGGGCCGCCGGCGACGGCCCCGGCACTCCGGTCGGCGACGCATACGAGAAGATGGACGCACTCATAGGCGAGACCGTCGACGCCCTGGGGCGCGACGACATTCTGATAGTCATGTCCGACCACGGCTTCACGGCCTTCGACACATGCCTGGACCTCAACAGGTTCCTTTTCGAGATCGGGTTCCTCGTGTTCCGCGACGGAGTCGTTCCTCCCCAGGAGGACCTGTCGGGGGTGGACTGGTCGCGGACGAAGGCCTATTCGCTCGGTCTGGCCGGGATCATGCTCAACATGAAGGGGCGCGAATCGCAGGGCATGGTGGAACCGGGAGACGAGGCCGCCTCGGTCATGGACGCGATCTCTGAACGGCTCCTCGCGCTCGCGGCACCCGACGGCCGCAGACCGGTGAAGTCCGTCGTCAGGGCCTCGGACGCCTATCGGGGCCCCTATGTCGGAAGGGCGCCCGACCTGGTGGTCGGGACACATGCGGGCTTCAGGTCGTCCTGGCACAGCGTGACCGGAGGCACGGGCCTCTCCGCCGTCCATCCCAACCCGTACCGCTGGACGGGCGACCACTGCCACGACAGCTCCCTCGTGCCGGGCATCCTGGCCTCGAATGCAAGGCTGGCCGGCCCTGCGTCGATCCGCGACATCGCCCCCACGGTGATGAGGGCTCTGGGGCTCGAAGCACCCCGGCACATGGACGGCAGACCGCTCGTGGAGGGCGCCCGGCGATGA